From Aegilops tauschii subsp. strangulata cultivar AL8/78 chromosome 5, Aet v6.0, whole genome shotgun sequence:
GACGAGCAAGCCATGGCGGAGTGGCGCGAGCGCTACCCGCAGGACGTCGCTGACGAGAACGCCTTCTGGGTGGAGAGGACGGCAAAGCGCTGCGCGGAGCGGGCGGATAGGCGTCGGCGGAAGGCACTCGCGTCGACGCAGTGCGATCTCGTTTCCGCAGGACATGAGTCGTTCTTTGACTCAAACGATCCTCGTTGGGAAGACGCGTTTCTCGATACCTCGGACGACACCAGCGAGGAGGATGACTCGGAGTAGGTTCTAATTGCACCGTAGTTTTTATCTATTTTATCGTATTGGACTagtttttttatctatctatgctatgaTGAACTATGTACGCTATGAACAATCTATGTATTGTTTTTTTTATCTATTTTAATCTATGCCTATGTTTTATTTATATTTGTTTGGAGTGCATATGTTGTTTGTGTGAGAGCGCGCACCGTTTTTTTTGCAACGACTGTTGGAGCGGCTCGCGCGCGCTAAACTTTTGAGCAGCCGCTGGAGCAAGCGCTCCTCGCCGCGCAAAAACAAGCGATTAGCGCGCTGCAAACGCTTTTTTAGCGCGCTGCATGTTGCGCGACTGTTTTTTTAGAACCGCCCTTAAAGGCCTTTATTCATTACTTAGACAGTTTACATCCGATTGCACTAGGGCAATCAATGAAGCAGGGAAAACATCAAAGGAAATTACATTCGAAGCACTCGCAAGGCTCTCTCTGGCACACCAGTGAGCAGCCTCATTGGCCTCTCTTCTAACATAGTTGACTCGTAAACCCTGAAAGTTCTGGAGATAGGATTTGATCTCGCTGATGATTGGGCTTCCTGTCGACCTGCACTCCGTTGCCATGTACTCATCTATGATAGTTTTGCAGTCTGATTCGACGGTCACCCGCGTCCAGCCCTTCTCCATAGCTAGACACACAGCTTCCCTGACACCTAGCAATTCAGCGCAGTATGGGTCAGTCACCCCCAACAGCTTGCGGCCCCTGGCTAGCATAAGCTCTCCGCCATGGTCCCGAACCACTAGCCCGATAGCTGATGATCCCCCATTCACATCCACAGAAGCATCCGCATTGATTTTACACCATCCTTCTTCCGACGGTTTCCATTTCTCCTTCTCGAGACTTCTCCTGTCGACAGCTTCGGAAGGAATGTACAGAGCTTGAATGAGTTCCTTCACTAGGACCATTGACCTCCCGGGTTGGTATTTGACCTCCTCATGAGTGTACTTGTTCCTGCTCGACCATATTATCCACATGACTGAGATAATGGTGGCCGCTCGGTCTTTCCCAATGAAGCTGGGGTCAAGCAAGTCCCTCGACCACGTAACTGGGTGTAGCCGTGGTAGCTTAAACTCGAAGAAAGTTTCTGCCTCTCTCCAGAATAACTTCGCGTGGTCGCACATTACCAGAGAACGAAACAACGACTCCTCCTGGTGGCCGCACATTGGGCATGTAAGATCCTCGCCTACATGTCTTCGGCATAATTCTTCCTTTGCCGGCAGGAATCCTTTAAGGACCCGCCACCAAAAATTCTTATCTTTGGTTGTACCTTCAACCGCCATAGTGATTTCCAAATCTCCTCCCCTTGAGAGGAGCTGCCAACTTGGTTtagatcatcctcgtgagcttccaTAAGCATTATGTACGCAGATCGAACCGTGAAAATCCCAGACCACTCATAGCCCCATGCCCAAAAGTCAGATATAGCAACCCGCGGCCTTGGCATATTGAGAATGGCCAACACATCCGGGGCGACGAAAGTTCTCTGAATAACTTCCTCATTCCAGTCACCATCATCCGTCATCAAATCAGACACAAGATGGATGGGATCACTTCCAATGTTACACACTGGTTTAAAAGTTTTGCTCCCTTGTATCCAGTTATCATGCCATACCTCCGTAGTCGTTCCGTCACCAACTCTGCGAATTAAACCCTTCTTAAGCACCTCTCTGCCGGTGATTATCGCTTTCCATGTAGAGGAGGCGCTAGTAGGGCATTCTGCCTGCAAAAACCCTGCATCTGGGTAGTACCGTCCCTTTAGAACGCGCGCACATAGACTGTCCGGCTTATCCAATAGCCACCACTCCTGTTTTGCGAGCATTGCATCATTGAAAAACTCCAAATCCCGAAATCCCAAACCTCCCTTGGATTTTGAGATAGCCATCTTCTCCCACGATTGCCAGTGCATTCTTCTCTTATCGAGATATTCATCCCACCAAAACTTTGACATTACTGCCGTAACTTTCTGACATAAGCCTTTAGTGAGCTTAAAACAACTCATAGAATAGGCCTGTAGGGCTTGAATCACCGCTTTAAGAAGAACCATCCTCGCCGCAATTGACATCAGTTTTCCGCAATATCCTTGTACCCTGGACCTTGCTTGCTCTTTCACATGTACAAAACTTTGTTCTGTGATCCGGCCCGCCGCCGTAGGCAAGCCCAACTACTTCTCTGCAAGAGCTTCTCTGTAGATCTGCAAGTTACTTCTTACCCCTGCCTTCGCCGGCGCCCTTGTGTTTGGGCTGAAAAAAACTGAACTCTTGGCTTTGTTTACACACTGCCCCGAGCCCAGGTGATATGCTTGCAGAATTTCATTCAACCTTTGTGCACTCCTTGAGTCAGCCTTCATGAAGACTAGACAGTCATCCGCAAATAAGAGATGCGAGATCCAAGGGGCTCTCAACACAGGCCGTATACCTCTATCAACCCAGCCAGCATCATAATTCTTCAACAAGCAAGAGAGCCCTTCCCCGCAAAGTAAAAACAAGTACGAGGAGACGAGGTCACCTTGCCATATGCCTTTGGAGGGACGAAAAGATGGCAGAAGTTCTCCATTCATCTTCACCTGAAATGTAACGGAGTTGACACATCTCATGACCAGAGATACccattcctcaaaaaaaaaacccAGTTGCAACATGATTCCTTGGAGATACGCCCACTCAACACAATCATACGCCTTCATCATGTCCAACTTGACCGCACACCACCCTTGCTTGGTTCTCTTCCTCTTCATTGCATGGATACACTCATAAGCCGTGATGGCGTTATCTGTAATCAACCGCCCTGGAACAAAAGCGCTTCGCTCCTCCGCGATGATATCATCTAGAACCTCCCTCAACCTGTTTGCCAAAAATTCGGAACAAATTTTATAAATAACATTACAAAGGGAAATTGGTCTATACTGCGAAATATTCCTCGGATTTTTAACCTTTGGGATAAGCACTATTACAATTTTGTTGATAGCTTCCGGCATGTGCCCGCCGTTTAAAAAATTTAAAATAGCCCAGGTAACATCCTCCTTAATAAGTGACCAGTGATGATGATAGAACCCGGCATGGAAGCCGTCTGCTCCCGGCGCCTTCGCCGGCGCCATGGCGAACAATGCTTTCTCTACTTCATCTGCGCAAAAGGGCCTATTCAGCCGGTCATTCATCTCGTTAGTCACCATGTTTGGTACATGGTGCAACACTTCGTCCATCAACACTTCATCTTGAGCTCTATATAGCTATGTGTAAAAATTTTGCACCTCAGCTCTCACCTCATCCCTACTGTCAATGATCGTTCCATCTGACTTCTCAAGCACAAGAATTTTATTCTGATACTTCCTCCTTGATGCTTGAGCGTGGAAAAACCCAGTATTTCGGTCGCCGGCCTTGAGCCAGTCTGCCCTCGACCTCGCTCTCGCCATGATTTCCTCCTTTAGCAAGAGGTCATTCAGCTGCCTTGCCAGCTCCTTCTCCCTTCTGGACGACCCATGGTACAGAGAATTTGCCTTTTCTCTCTCAAACTCCTTCCTCACCTTCTTCACTTTTCGCTTTACATCCCCAAACTTTTTTTTGCTTCCAATCAGTGAGGTGACCCTGCATGTCATATAGCGAGGAGTTGAGGTCCTCAAGTGTAAAAGCTCCCTTCTTCTTCTCCCATGCAGCCACCACCGTGGGTTCATACGAGTCCTCCCATCGCCATGCTTCCTTGTAGACAAAGCGACGTGGCCTGCTGACCTCCCACTCCACCAGTCTCTTAATCTTTATCACTAGCATGCAGTGATCCAACTATGGAGATGGCACATGTCTTACCCCCGTAGCTCCATACTCCTGGATGAAGGCCGGGTCAGCTAGGTATCTGTCCAAGCGTACCTTAACGTTTGCGGCACCCTCTTGACGATTATCCCATGTATACGGGATCCCGGTAAAGCCCAGGTCTTGAAGATTGCACATATCGATGGCCTCACGAAAGCCTTGCATTTGCCATTCCGCCCTTTCATTAGCCCCGAAATATTCCGCATTGTCCGTAATCTCATTGAAGTCCCCACCGCACAGCCATGGGACATCACTTTGGCACCGCAACCACTTCAAAAGTGTCCAGCTCTCACTCCTTCCACTCCTCTTTGCTTTGGCATAAAAGCCTGTAAAACGCCACTCTTTCTGGTCGCTGCCCACATTCCTTACCATAACATCTATATGCTGATTAGATAGATTGTTGAGcttaacatccacctctctagaCCAGAAAAGGGCAAGTCCTCTGCTCAGTCCGTTACTGCTGTCAGGTATACATCCTTCGAAACCTAGTCTTGCTCGCATGTCCGCTACCTTATTCTCCTCAATTTTCGTCTCCGACAAGAAGACTAAGGTGGGCGCTTCCACCCTCACCAAGTGGTGAAGTTCACGAACTGTCTCTGGGTTCCCAAGCCCGCGACAGTTCCACGTTATACAATTCATTTTTCTCGGCGGGGCTGCACATCAGCCTCTGCCTGCTCACTAGTGGTTCTCCCTTCCACAGCTTTCTTCTTCTTTGAATCCCTGCTATCCTCCTTGGATGTACTCGGTTCATCGCCGTCCATTGATCTTTTCTTATTCAAAGTCTCCTGGTCCAAGATCATAGGCTGGCTTGACCTATTAGTGTGGCAGTCAGGCCCCAGTTCCACTCGACGGTACATCTTATTCCGGCCTCTGCCTCTGGCCCTATCAAAACCCCTTCTAGGACCAGCGCGACCAGCAGCCCCGCCCCGGGAATTGAACTGATACACTGCGTTCCTGGCCATGCCTGCATTGTTTTTCAGTGGTGATGTCACCTCCTCACCCTTCTCCACTTCCTCTTCTTCATCATTCCACTCCTCATCTCTCCTGGTGCCCTGCCTTCCTCCGTTACCGCCCACTGGGGGTGCATTCGCCCAGCTCTTGCGGGATCCAGCCCATCTAAGCTTCTCCACATATGGCAAACATCCATCACATCCCGTTCCCCTGGGTCCGGGCAAAAGGCATCTGCATGTCCAAGCCGGCCACATGAGAAACAGAAGTACGACAGTCCTTCATACTGAATATCATACAAGATGGACTCCTTGGTCCTAGCCGATTCCAACTGCACCCACCTCATTAGAGGCTCCGACACTCTAATCCATATTCGTGCTCTAAGGAACTCTCCAAAAGCAAAACCCTTCGAGTCCACATCCAGCTTTATTACCTCTCCCATCATACCTGCAATTCGCTCAGGCCATGGCGGGTATCGGAGATTGAAAGGCAGGTTGATTACCCTAGCCCAAATTTGCAACTTCTCGAACTTCCAGTCGGATGGCCGGGCCCTGAAATCAAACAGATCCAAGATCACCGCGTGCTTCCCAACCATCCACgaccctgttggggaacgtagtatttcaaaaaatttgcctacgatcacgcaagatctatctaggagaagcatagcaacgagcggggagagtgtgtctacgtaccctcgtagaccgaaagtggaagcgtttagtaacgcggttgatgtagtcgaacatcttcgcgatccaaccgatccaagtaccgaacgcacgacacctccgcgatctgcacacgttcagctcggtgacatccctcgaactcttaatccagttgaggcagagggagagtttcgtcagcacgacggcgcggtgacagtgatgatgaagttaccgacgcagggcttcgcctaagcactatgacgatatgaccgaggtgttgaactgtggaggggggcaccgcacacggctaagagattgtctgtcgtctctttggggtgccccctgcccccgtatataaaggatgggaggaggaggccggccaacaaggggcgtgccagggagaggggagtcctactaggactccagtcctagtaggattcgcccccaccctttttccttctaccggagggggaaaaggagaaggagagggagtaggagaaggaaaggggggtggcacccccttcccaagtccaatttggcctcctcccttgtggggggcgcaccagccccttgtgggctggttagcctccctcctatggcccataaggcccatatcttcccccggggggtttcggtaacctcccggtactccggaaaaatgcccgaatcactcggaaccattccgatgtccaaatgaaACCTttcaatatatgaatctttacctcttgaccatttcgagactcctcgtcatgtccgtgatctcatccgggattctGAACAAACTtaggtacatcaaatcacataactcataatacaaatcgtcatcgaacgttaagcgtgcggaccctacgggtttgagaactatgtagacatgactgagacacatctccggtcaataaccaatagcggaacctggatgctcatattggctcctacatattctacgaagatctttatcggtcaaactgcataacaacatacgttgttccctttgtcatcggtatgttacttgcccgagattcgatcatcggtatcaccatacctagttcaatctcgttaccggcaagtctctttactcattccataatgcatcatcctgcaactaactcattagtcacatttcttgcaaggcttatagtgatgtgcattaccgagagggcccagagatacctctccgacaatcggagtgacaaatcctaatcttgatctatgccaactcaacaaacaccatcggagacacctgtagagcatctttataatcacccagttacattgtgacgtttgatagcacactaagtgttcctctggtatccgggagttgcataatctcatagtcataggaacatgtataagtcatgaagaaagcaatagcagtaaactaaacgatcatagtgctaagctaacggatgggtcttgtccatcacatcattctctaatgatgtgatctcgttcgccaaatgacaacacatgtctatggctaggaaacttaaccatctttgattaacgagctagtctagcagaggcatactagggacactttgtttgtctatgtgttcacacatgtactaagtttccgcttaatacaattctagcatgaataataaacatttatcatgatacaaggaactataaataacaactttattattgcctctagggcatatttccttcagtctcccacttgcactagagtcaataatctagttcacatcgccatgtgatttaacaccaatagttcacatctttatgtgattaatacccatagttcacatcgccatgtgacctacactcaaagggtttactagagtcaataatctagttcacatcgcttatgtgattaacacccaagagcaataaggtgtgatcatgttttcttgtgagagaagttttagtctacgggtctgccacattcagatccgtaagtatttttcaaatttctatgtctacaatgctctgcacagagctactctagctaattgctcccactgtcaatatgtatccagattgagactgagagtcatctggatcagtgtcaaagcttgcatcgacgtaaccctttacgacgaactctttgtcacctccataaccaagaaacatatccttataccgctaaggataattttgaccgctgtccagtgatccactcctggatcactattgtactcccttgccaaactcatggtgaggtacacaataggtctggtacacatcatagcatactttCTAGAAcatatgactgaggcatagggaatgactttcattctctttctattttctgccgtggtcgggttttgagtcttactcaacttcacaccttgcaacacaggcaagaactccttctttgactgttccattttgaactacttcaaaatcttgtcaaggtatgtactcattgaaaaaaaatcttatcaagcgtcttgatctatctctatagatcttgatgctcaatatgtaagcagcttcactgaggtctttctttgaaaaactcctttcaaacattcCTTTATGCTTTCCCGAAAAATtatacatcatttccgatcaacaatatgtcattcacatatacttatcagaaaggctgtagtgctcccactcactttcttgtaaatacaggcttcaccgcaagtctgtataaaagtatatgctttgatcaactcatcaaagcgcatattctaactctgagatgcttgcaccagtccatagatggatcgctggagcttacacactttgttagcacctttaggattgacaaaaccttcttgttgcatcatatacaactcttcttaggaaatccattaaagaatgtagttttgacatccatttgccagaattcataaaatgtggcaattgctaacatgattcggacagactttaagcatcgctacgagtgagaaaatctcaacgtagtcaacaccttgaacttgtcgaaaactttttgtgacaattcgagctttgtagatagtaacactactatcaacgtccgtcttcctcttgaagatccatttattcttaatggcttgccgatcatcgggcaagtccaccaaagtccacactttgtatacatggatcctatctcagatttcatggcctcaagccatttcgcggaatctgggctcatcatcgcctcctcatagttcgtaggttcgtcatggtctagtaacatgacttccagaataggattaccataccagtCTGGTGCGGATCACCGTACTCTCgttaacctacgaggttcggtagtaacttgatctgaagtttcatgatcatcatcattagcttcctcactaattggtgtaggaatcactggaactgattttgtgatgaactactttccaattcgggagaaggtacagttacctcttcaagttctactttcctcccactcacttctttcgagagaaactccttctctagaaagtatccattttagcaacgaatatcatgccttcggatatgtgatagaaggtgtacccaacagtttcctttgggtatcctatgaagatacatttctccgatttgggttcgagcttatcaggttgaaactttttcacataagcatcgccggcccaaactttaagaaacgacaacttaggcttcttgccaaaccacagttcatatggtgtcgtctcaacggatttagatggtgccctatttaatgtgaatgcagctttctctaatgcataaccccaaaacgatagtggtaaatcggtaagagccatcatagatcgcaccatatctaataaagtacggttatgacgttcgggcacaccattacgctgtggtgttccaggtggcgcgagttgcgaaactattccacattgtttcaaatgaagaccaaattcgtaactcaaatattcgtctctgcgatcagatcgtagaaactttattttcttgttacgatgattttccacttcactctgaaattctttgaacttttctaatgtttcagacttatgtttcatcaagtagatataaccatatctgctcaaatcatctgtgaaggtcagaaaataacgatacccgccgcgagcctcaacgctcatcggaccgcatacatcagtatgtattatttccaataagttagttgctcgctccattgttccggagaacggagtcttagtcatcttgcccatgaggcatggttcgcaagcatcaagtgattcataatcaagtgattccaaaatcccatcagcatggagtttcttcatgcgctttacaccaatatgacctaaatggcagtgccacaaataagttgcactatcattattaactttgaatcttttggcttcaatattatgaatatgtgtatcactacgatcgagattcaataaaccattcacatcgggtgtatgaccatagaaggttttattcaattaaatagaacaacaat
This genomic window contains:
- the LOC141023012 gene encoding uncharacterized protein, which codes for MRARLGFEGCIPDSSNGLSRGLALFWSREVDVKLNNLSNQHIDVMVRNVGSDQKEWRFTGFYAKAKRSGRSESWTLLKWLRCQSDVPWLCGGDFNEITDNAEYFGANERAEWQMQGFREAIDMCNLQDLGFTGIPYTWDNRQEGAANVKLDHCMLVIKIKRLVEWEVSRPRRFVYKEAWRWEDSVTSLIGSKKKFGDVKRKVKKVRKEFEREKANSLYHGSSRREKELARQLNDLLLKEEIMARARSRADWLKAGDRNTGFFHAQASRRKYQNKILVLEKSDGTIIDSRDEVRAEVQNFYT
- the LOC141023011 gene encoding uncharacterized protein, with translation MWIIWSSRNKYTHEEVKYQPGRSMVLVKELIQALYIPSEAVDRRSLEKEKWKPSEEGWCKINADASVDVNGGSSAIGLVVRDHGGELMLARGRKLLGVTDPYCAELLGVREAVCLAMEKGWTRVTVESDCKTIIDEYMATECRSTGSPIISEIKSYLQNFQGLRVNYVRREANEAAHWCARESLASASNVISFDVFPASLIALVQSDVNCLSNE